One Paenibacillus sp. FSL H7-0737 DNA segment encodes these proteins:
- a CDS encoding O-antigen ligase family protein, giving the protein MTNFEWGSKLNVLPYGMLYLMSALFFGTAVIYQPMIAIAAVLLIILLGISISRPELISYFVLITTAISINFLYDGSMFGMEILSLYKLVIVMLLVPCILVNGLRFRLSHPLWAMVALLVITFGSSIWLPEMTSSIAVKAFIGLSIPFVFLLINWKKNVAELQIKIICMLPLVSVVVGLLLQLAHVHNFLNIEYTGAVRIQGANIPAHLAMLAFMGVAIPFIEVKRNPQQARFFYIMLVLNFFILIGTGTRGPILALGLTVLYYFYDILRQYLKGRTYLLIPLMGAFFLIMVAVFWQLDNFEKRSFERQTDTAVDLSGRSEAWEYFLNKAADSPWSGRGLGAVTVANDGTLYKGFVVPHNEYIRFYFDGGYIGAILLMFSLLAVFILVYRALAPPIKPYYLLFIAAFLIYSFSDNTLSTVQFIIPFCWYLNCLYRSSQPTDSPQKEVIR; this is encoded by the coding sequence ATGACAAATTTTGAGTGGGGCTCCAAATTAAATGTTTTGCCATACGGGATGCTCTATCTCATGTCGGCCCTGTTCTTTGGAACGGCGGTCATCTACCAGCCGATGATTGCGATAGCTGCCGTGCTTCTGATTATTTTGCTGGGAATCTCAATTTCACGGCCTGAACTGATCAGTTATTTCGTTCTAATCACGACGGCAATATCGATTAACTTTTTATATGATGGCAGCATGTTCGGAATGGAGATACTGTCCCTTTATAAATTGGTTATCGTGATGCTGCTTGTTCCTTGTATTCTGGTCAATGGCTTGCGGTTTCGTCTGAGTCACCCCTTGTGGGCAATGGTAGCGCTGCTGGTGATTACCTTTGGGTCTTCGATCTGGCTGCCGGAAATGACCTCATCCATTGCAGTTAAAGCTTTTATCGGTCTATCCATTCCATTCGTATTTTTATTAATCAACTGGAAAAAGAATGTAGCTGAGCTGCAAATCAAAATTATCTGTATGCTTCCCCTTGTTAGTGTAGTGGTTGGTTTGTTGCTGCAGCTTGCGCATGTTCATAATTTTCTCAACATCGAGTATACAGGCGCTGTACGGATTCAGGGGGCTAATATTCCTGCGCATCTAGCGATGCTGGCCTTTATGGGAGTAGCGATTCCATTTATAGAGGTGAAGCGGAATCCGCAGCAAGCACGCTTTTTCTATATCATGTTAGTTCTAAATTTCTTTATCTTGATTGGAACAGGAACAAGAGGGCCTATATTGGCACTTGGACTTACCGTTCTCTATTACTTCTATGATATTCTCCGCCAATATTTGAAGGGCAGAACCTATCTGCTAATTCCGTTGATGGGTGCATTTTTCCTGATTATGGTCGCCGTTTTCTGGCAGCTCGATAATTTTGAGAAACGTTCCTTTGAGAGACAGACAGATACGGCTGTTGATTTATCAGGAAGGTCAGAGGCATGGGAGTATTTCTTAAACAAGGCTGCGGACTCTCCTTGGTCTGGTAGAGGGCTTGGAGCAGTGACGGTAGCAAATGATGGAACATTGTATAAGGGTTTTGTAGTTCCGCACAACGAGTATATCCGCTTTTACTTCGATGGGGGATATATTGGCGCTATTCTGTTGATGTTCTCTTTATTGGCTGTATTTATTCTGGTGTACAGAGCATTGGCTCCGCCGATCAAACCTTATTATCTGTTATTTATTGCAGCGTTTTTAATCTACTCATTCTCCGATAACACGCTGTCGACGGTCCAATTTATTATTCCGTTCTGTTGGTACCTGAACTGCCTGTATCGATCTTCACAGCCAACCGATTCCCCACAAAAAGAAGTGATACGATGA
- a CDS encoding sugar transferase, with product MSMQKLPEDYEAVLPKLYMLHTDERRKEAESYLIMKRMIDIFFSALGLLVLMPLFVVVAILIKLEDPKGKVFFRQNRVGKNEKQFPMYKFRSMVSNAEELKENLMAYNEVSGAMFKIKNDPRITQIGRFLRKTSIDELPQLWNVLIGQMSLVGPRPPLPEEVAQYTEYDKQRLTVTPGCTGYWQVNARNSVGFDEMVQLDLTYIHIRSTMLDLKIIAKTGLMLLGSKDAY from the coding sequence ATGAGCATGCAAAAACTGCCGGAAGACTACGAGGCGGTCCTGCCGAAACTTTACATGCTGCATACCGATGAGAGAAGGAAAGAAGCGGAGTCCTATTTAATAATGAAACGGATGATCGATATCTTTTTTTCCGCTCTTGGTCTTCTCGTGTTAATGCCATTATTTGTTGTCGTGGCGATTCTGATCAAGCTGGAGGATCCGAAAGGAAAGGTGTTCTTTCGGCAAAACCGGGTTGGGAAGAATGAAAAGCAGTTCCCGATGTATAAGTTCAGATCCATGGTTAGTAACGCTGAGGAGTTAAAAGAAAACCTGATGGCCTATAACGAAGTGAGCGGTGCCATGTTCAAGATTAAGAACGATCCGCGGATCACACAGATAGGGAGATTCCTGCGCAAGACGAGCATCGATGAGCTACCTCAGCTGTGGAATGTGCTGATAGGTCAAATGAGTCTGGTCGGTCCTCGTCCTCCGCTGCCTGAAGAGGTGGCTCAGTATACGGAATATGACAAACAGCGTTTGACGGTTACACCAGGCTGTACCGGATATTGGCAAGTAAATGCCCGAAATAGTGTCGGCTTCGACGAAATGGTACAGCTGGACTTAACCTACATCCATATTCGGAGCACCATGCTGGATCTAAAAATCATTGCTAAAACCGGACTGATGTTACTCGGTTCAAAAGATGCTTATTAA
- a CDS encoding glycosyltransferase family 2 protein, with amino-acid sequence MDSVKSVVGGQGNYPISAVIIAQDDEVRISKAIQSCRLFADEVIVIDGGSKDGTVQLSESLNCRVYVNPWPGYAKQREFGVERAVHDWVFLIDTDEVVSDELAASILELKPGLKDQSVAYSIYRIGDFMGRWLDRGEYLVRLYNRKAYGIRNSLVHEMPEVSEERTIRLTGTLWHYGYRSINDHVARFNKYTDLEAESAYAKGKRFRVSHLLLRPPARFLQKYFLHGLFKKGMSGFGVSVFWVMYEFMVGFKHYELIRSGKLTQHNAKTSQTEKENKGERSYAVQ; translated from the coding sequence ATGGATTCAGTAAAAAGCGTGGTAGGCGGCCAAGGCAATTATCCAATATCGGCTGTCATCATCGCTCAGGATGACGAAGTTCGAATATCTAAGGCCATACAATCCTGCAGGTTATTCGCCGACGAGGTGATTGTGATTGACGGAGGCAGCAAAGACGGGACAGTTCAGCTTTCCGAAAGCTTGAATTGTCGTGTATACGTCAACCCATGGCCCGGATATGCGAAACAGAGGGAGTTCGGAGTAGAACGCGCGGTTCATGATTGGGTCTTCCTTATTGATACTGACGAAGTGGTCAGCGACGAGTTGGCCGCAAGTATTCTTGAACTGAAACCGGGGCTTAAGGATCAATCGGTTGCCTATTCTATCTACCGGATCGGTGATTTTATGGGCAGATGGCTGGATCGTGGCGAATATCTAGTGCGCCTTTACAACCGCAAAGCGTATGGAATTCGAAACAGCTTGGTGCACGAGATGCCCGAGGTTTCTGAAGAACGAACTATACGTTTGACAGGAACTCTCTGGCATTATGGTTACCGCAGTATTAACGATCATGTGGCACGTTTCAATAAGTATACTGACTTGGAAGCTGAAAGTGCGTATGCCAAGGGCAAACGATTTCGGGTCAGTCATCTGCTGTTAAGACCGCCAGCCCGTTTCCTGCAAAAGTATTTCTTACACGGTTTGTTCAAGAAGGGAATGTCAGGTTTCGGTGTATCCGTATTCTGGGTCATGTATGAATTCATGGTCGGCTTCAAGCATTACGAATTAATTAGATCGGGAAAGCTGACTCAGCACAATGCGAAGACGAGTCAGACCGAGAAGGAGAATAAAGGAGAGAGAAGCTATGCCGTACAGTGA
- a CDS encoding WecB/TagA/CpsF family glycosyltransferase, with protein MSQVNMFDVNFDNYDFMDLLDYIDKTIQERNQSYILTCNVDHVIKLRKDKEFQTVYSKAGAVVADGMPLIWASKMLGKPLKQKVSGADLFNRLGNAFEQRKYRLFFLGSAEGVAERAAMNLKTAHPGINVVGCYSPSYGFEHNEEENERIIEMLTECQPDIVFVGVGAPKQEKWIYRHYTSYQAPISIGVGATFDFLSGSVKRAPSFMQKTGFEWFWRLSQEPGRLWKRYLVDDAQFLLLLLKELRKRDKVKEGGLE; from the coding sequence ATGAGTCAAGTGAACATGTTCGATGTCAATTTTGATAACTATGATTTCATGGATTTGCTTGATTACATTGATAAAACCATTCAGGAGAGGAATCAGTCTTATATCCTCACTTGCAATGTAGATCATGTGATCAAGCTTCGTAAGGATAAAGAATTTCAAACGGTATATTCGAAGGCAGGCGCAGTTGTTGCTGACGGAATGCCACTGATCTGGGCATCCAAAATGCTAGGCAAGCCGCTTAAGCAGAAGGTATCCGGCGCGGATCTATTTAATCGATTGGGCAACGCCTTTGAGCAAAGGAAGTACCGGCTGTTCTTCTTAGGCTCAGCTGAAGGCGTGGCGGAACGGGCAGCGATGAATTTGAAAACAGCGCATCCCGGGATAAATGTGGTTGGCTGTTATTCTCCATCCTATGGATTCGAGCACAATGAGGAGGAGAATGAACGCATTATAGAAATGCTGACAGAGTGCCAGCCAGATATCGTGTTTGTTGGTGTAGGAGCGCCTAAGCAGGAAAAGTGGATTTACCGCCACTATACCTCTTATCAAGCTCCGATATCGATCGGAGTGGGAGCGACCTTTGATTTTCTGTCAGGCTCAGTGAAACGAGCGCCTAGCTTTATGCAAAAAACAGGGTTCGAATGGTTCTGGCGGCTAAGCCAGGAGCCGGGCCGGCTCTGGAAAAGATATCTTGTGGATGATGCACAATTTCTACTTTTATTACTTAAGGAACTGCGTAAGCGGGATAAGGTGAAGGAAGGAGGCTTGGAATGA
- a CDS encoding O-antigen ligase family protein has protein sequence MSVFTPPSLRFIKTAGLIGGTAAAGVSLPLIIGFSSAMLSSSNSLQGAILSAILFPAFLLAILRPKMLVTYTLLIWAVAPELRRIADWSEGVYHSVSLLSLAPLLTGVTLIIPLLKEIHNIQKASTRIMLMFAVALGYGALIGLAKNGMGSVYDLANYIVPLLLLPYFAVTKFKPKDIDRLLTAFANIAVLVAIYGIVQYLTVPPWDVFWMKHADMMSIGNPYPLEIRVFSTLNSPGPAATFLAFALVPMILEKKWRGTLRWIGVLLVVICLLTTLVRAAWLILLVMLLMYIGTSPSKGKWKTLIQLVFVAAALFWVVPKLPGAEGLVARVETLSSVQEDHSYNERLSLWQNMLPMVAANPVGQGIGSVGQGTKLGNDGELGEYGIMDNGVIALLLTFGILGAVFFFGALGAVVKQIFARVISRDQLQPYARLALATWTGAIVSLVSDNGFPGLKGYLIWMLIGLGLSAREITQSRRKGTPYAAVECKISPR, from the coding sequence ATGAGTGTATTTACGCCCCCATCACTTAGGTTCATCAAGACAGCTGGATTAATAGGGGGGACTGCAGCTGCAGGTGTCTCTCTTCCGCTGATCATCGGCTTCTCCAGTGCGATGCTGAGTTCATCGAACAGTCTGCAGGGAGCCATTCTCTCAGCCATCCTATTCCCGGCTTTCTTGCTAGCCATACTTAGACCGAAAATGCTGGTTACTTATACCTTGCTAATCTGGGCCGTAGCTCCAGAGCTGCGCCGCATTGCTGACTGGTCAGAAGGAGTGTATCACTCTGTATCCTTGCTGAGCTTAGCTCCCTTGTTAACCGGTGTAACCTTGATCATTCCGCTGCTGAAGGAGATTCATAATATTCAAAAGGCCTCCACGCGGATCATGTTAATGTTCGCAGTTGCGCTGGGTTATGGTGCTTTAATCGGTTTGGCTAAGAATGGCATGGGTTCAGTTTATGACTTAGCGAATTATATTGTGCCACTGCTGTTATTGCCGTACTTTGCCGTCACGAAGTTCAAGCCGAAGGATATCGATCGATTGCTTACGGCTTTTGCTAATATTGCTGTCCTAGTTGCCATTTACGGGATTGTTCAGTATTTGACGGTGCCACCTTGGGATGTGTTCTGGATGAAACATGCGGATATGATGTCCATCGGAAATCCATATCCATTGGAAATCCGAGTGTTCTCTACGCTGAATTCACCGGGACCGGCTGCAACCTTCTTAGCGTTTGCTTTAGTTCCGATGATACTGGAGAAAAAATGGCGGGGAACATTGCGCTGGATCGGCGTGCTGCTGGTTGTAATCTGCCTGCTGACTACTTTAGTACGCGCGGCATGGCTGATTCTTCTGGTGATGCTGCTCATGTACATTGGAACCTCTCCTTCTAAGGGAAAGTGGAAAACCTTGATCCAATTAGTTTTTGTGGCTGCTGCGTTGTTCTGGGTTGTGCCAAAATTGCCTGGCGCCGAAGGACTGGTTGCTCGGGTAGAGACACTTTCTTCTGTTCAGGAAGATCACTCTTATAATGAACGGCTAAGCTTATGGCAAAACATGCTGCCTATGGTCGCCGCCAATCCAGTAGGTCAGGGAATCGGTAGTGTAGGTCAAGGGACTAAGCTTGGTAATGACGGCGAGCTTGGAGAGTACGGAATTATGGATAACGGAGTTATCGCCTTACTGCTTACCTTTGGTATTCTGGGTGCTGTTTTCTTCTTCGGAGCTTTAGGCGCAGTTGTCAAACAAATATTCGCTAGAGTAATCAGCAGGGACCAATTGCAGCCATACGCCCGACTTGCTCTTGCTACTTGGACCGGTGCGATAGTCAGTTTGGTATCAGATAATGGGTTTCCCGGACTCAAGGGATACTTAATCTGGATGCTGATCGGTCTTGGCCTCAGCGCAAGGGAGATTACTCAAAGTAGAAGGAAGGGAACACCGTATGCAGCAGTTGAATGCAAAATCTCTCCCCGCTAA
- a CDS encoding oligosaccharide flippase family protein: MQQLNAKSLPAKTIWSSFRLFAKSKDNSSAAVKTMFVSVMILLINMLTGVLTARYLGPTGRGEQTAMINWSQFLAFSMSFGIPSALIYNAKKNPEDAGVLYRMALLLGTIFGVIAMIIGIVVLPYWLKSFSPEVVTFAQWSMILCPIIVISQINNAAFQFRGEYKRFNWIRYLVPLLTLTMIGILIALDRMNPFTTAVAYLLPGAPLFIGMTISLLRTYKVKMRGAYQNLKRLFTYGLGSYGNDLLGNFSYYIDQIVIAGLLRPADLGLYVVAVSLSRMVNFFSSSITIVLFPKASELSKEQAVELTFKAFRISTTFTMLGGVVLMLLAPLVIPLMYGKDFNAALTVFRLLLLEVTISGGTIILAQAFMALGKPKIVSMLQGFGLLLVIPMLFLLIPKFGLLGAGIAMLSSAILRFFFIVLNIKYTLKVKLPRLLITREDIQWMKTTMNSYIRKKPMDMNG, translated from the coding sequence ATGCAGCAGTTGAATGCAAAATCTCTCCCCGCTAAAACAATCTGGTCATCTTTTAGACTGTTCGCCAAGAGCAAGGACAACAGCTCGGCAGCCGTAAAAACTATGTTTGTCAGTGTCATGATCCTATTGATTAACATGTTAACTGGTGTACTGACCGCCCGTTATCTTGGACCGACAGGTCGTGGGGAACAGACGGCAATGATTAACTGGTCACAGTTTCTGGCCTTTAGCATGAGCTTTGGCATTCCTTCAGCTCTCATCTATAACGCTAAGAAAAACCCGGAGGATGCCGGAGTACTTTATCGTATGGCATTGCTGCTCGGTACCATTTTTGGGGTCATAGCGATGATTATAGGTATCGTGGTCTTGCCTTATTGGCTGAAATCCTTCAGTCCGGAGGTCGTGACCTTTGCTCAGTGGTCTATGATTCTGTGTCCGATTATAGTGATCTCTCAAATTAACAATGCAGCTTTTCAATTCAGAGGTGAATACAAGAGGTTTAATTGGATTCGCTATCTAGTGCCGTTGCTTACACTGACGATGATCGGGATATTGATCGCGCTGGATCGGATGAATCCATTTACAACTGCAGTTGCCTATCTTCTTCCTGGAGCGCCGCTGTTTATCGGAATGACGATTTCCTTGCTTCGTACCTATAAGGTGAAGATGAGAGGGGCCTATCAGAATTTAAAAAGATTGTTTACTTACGGGCTTGGTTCCTACGGCAATGACTTGCTTGGCAATTTCTCTTATTATATCGATCAGATCGTAATTGCCGGTTTGTTAAGACCTGCTGATCTGGGGCTGTATGTAGTGGCTGTGAGTCTATCGCGAATGGTCAATTTTTTCTCAAGCTCGATTACTATCGTACTGTTTCCCAAGGCCTCTGAGCTGTCAAAAGAACAGGCAGTTGAGTTAACATTCAAAGCCTTTCGCATAAGTACGACTTTCACCATGCTTGGCGGAGTAGTCCTGATGCTCTTAGCCCCTTTAGTAATTCCGTTGATGTACGGCAAAGACTTCAATGCGGCATTAACCGTGTTTCGCTTGTTGCTCCTTGAAGTGACTATTAGCGGGGGGACGATCATTCTGGCGCAGGCCTTTATGGCGCTAGGCAAGCCGAAAATTGTTTCGATGCTTCAAGGTTTTGGCTTACTCTTGGTTATCCCAATGTTGTTCCTGCTCATCCCTAAGTTTGGCTTACTCGGAGCAGGGATAGCGATGTTGTCATCAGCAATCCTGCGATTCTTCTTCATTGTTCTCAATATAAAGTACACCTTAAAAGTTAAACTACCCCGGCTGCTCATTACCCGGGAGGACATCCAGTGGATGAAGACGACGATGAATTCTTACATTCGCAAGAAACCGATGGATATGAATGGATAA
- a CDS encoding YveK family protein: protein MEKTILDYINLIKKRFWLIMVFVLISCATTYYVSKNFVEPVYSASGQLLVNNIAKAPESNNLNDLSFSLNLIESYKEIMKSPTIMKSVIENHPEFGLTADELSQKLEIKTSEKSQVINLNVHDENYTKAAGIVNAVSQTFIRELPSLMRVDNVTLLTPADPTDVPGPSNGGFAMNLIISFVVSLMAALGIILLMETLNGTLRSEKEAEYDLGLPVIASIATIRKRDLGKAAGGNTRVKEGAYVAAK, encoded by the coding sequence GTGGAAAAGACGATTCTGGATTACATTAACCTGATTAAAAAAAGGTTTTGGCTCATCATGGTGTTCGTTTTGATCTCCTGTGCTACGACTTACTACGTTAGTAAAAACTTCGTTGAACCCGTCTATTCCGCTTCCGGACAGCTGCTTGTCAACAATATTGCCAAGGCTCCCGAGAGCAACAATCTTAACGATTTGAGCTTTAGCCTGAATTTAATTGAGAGTTACAAGGAAATTATGAAATCACCGACCATCATGAAAAGCGTAATAGAAAATCACCCGGAGTTTGGTCTGACGGCTGATGAACTAAGTCAGAAGCTTGAGATTAAAACTTCAGAGAAGAGCCAGGTGATCAACCTCAATGTTCATGATGAAAACTACACCAAAGCTGCCGGGATCGTAAATGCGGTTTCGCAGACATTCATTCGTGAATTGCCATCGCTGATGAGGGTAGACAATGTGACCTTGCTGACACCGGCCGATCCGACTGATGTTCCAGGGCCCTCGAACGGCGGGTTTGCGATGAATCTCATCATCAGCTTTGTTGTATCGCTTATGGCAGCCCTAGGAATTATTTTGCTGATGGAAACTCTTAACGGCACATTAAGGTCTGAAAAGGAAGCGGAATATGACCTTGGTCTTCCGGTAATTGCTTCGATCGCAACCATTCGTAAACGCGATTTGGGTAAGGCAGCAGGCGGCAACACAAGAGTGAAGGAGGGTGCTTATGTTGCGGCTAAATAA
- the galU gene encoding UTP--glucose-1-phosphate uridylyltransferase GalU — protein sequence MKKVKKVIIPAAGLGTRFLPATKAMPKEMLPIINKPTIQYIVEEAIASGIEDIIIVTGKGKRAIEDHFDNAFELESRLLEDGKLDLLKEVQRSAKVEIHYIRQKEPKGLGHAVWCARRFIGDEPFGVMLGDDIVTGAVPCLKQLIDQYEETQNSVIGVQEIPDEFTNRYGIIEPDLQDGKLYRVNNFVEKPPLGTAPSNLAIMGRYVFTPKIFKYLDLMEEGAGGEIQLTDAIQKLNQSERVYAYNFDGTRYDVGERLGYILTTLEFALQSEDLRYPVMDAMAEWLNKMGQTSLSS from the coding sequence ATGAAAAAGGTAAAAAAAGTAATCATACCCGCGGCAGGACTAGGTACGCGCTTTCTTCCTGCAACGAAAGCCATGCCTAAAGAAATGCTTCCGATTATCAATAAACCAACCATTCAATACATTGTGGAGGAAGCTATTGCTTCCGGTATTGAAGATATCATCATTGTTACTGGTAAAGGTAAAAGGGCCATTGAGGATCATTTTGACAATGCATTTGAGCTGGAGTCTAGGCTTCTGGAAGATGGAAAGCTGGATCTGCTTAAAGAGGTTCAGCGTTCAGCCAAGGTAGAAATTCACTATATCCGCCAGAAAGAACCGAAGGGTCTGGGGCATGCCGTATGGTGTGCAAGACGGTTTATCGGAGATGAGCCATTCGGTGTCATGTTAGGCGATGATATCGTCACAGGAGCCGTACCTTGCCTTAAGCAGCTGATCGATCAATATGAAGAAACACAAAACTCGGTTATCGGAGTTCAAGAGATTCCTGATGAATTCACGAATCGTTACGGTATTATTGAACCGGATTTGCAGGACGGTAAATTGTATCGGGTTAACAATTTTGTAGAGAAGCCGCCACTAGGTACGGCACCTTCCAATCTTGCGATCATGGGCCGGTATGTGTTTACGCCGAAGATCTTTAAGTATCTCGATTTGATGGAAGAAGGCGCTGGCGGAGAGATCCAGTTGACAGATGCCATTCAGAAGCTGAATCAGAGCGAACGGGTATATGCCTATAATTTTGACGGAACAAGATATGATGTCGGCGAGCGGCTTGGATATATTTTGACAACACTTGAATTTGCACTGCAAAGTGAAGATTTGCGCTATCCGGTGATGGATGCAATGGCGGAATGGCTGAATAAAATGGGACAAACCAGCTTGAGTAGTTAA
- a CDS encoding glycosyltransferase, which produces MREYGDVPKLSIIICTYNRAPLLIKTLQSLLKLDHLEQAEIIVVDNCSKDDTEACVKKFIGKHGADMDIRYMMEPMQGLSAARNTGILASKSPLIAFLDDDAIPCQRWITTIVSTFESKPEVMAMGGKIAPIFESKRPDWLIKPFELPYTIVDLGSRIKEYPKQLHPCGANMAMRKLVFDISLFPLDLGRKGDSLLSGEETWLFGQIQKEGHSILYHPEMAVDHFVPAARLTEDWIMRRYYSQGISNAMKSEGLKGKLLLVGKTAAKLVYILADSILSRSKGRRLLNKCRLESIRGTLHMILNRERHSAAG; this is translated from the coding sequence ATGCGTGAATACGGAGACGTTCCTAAGCTTTCCATTATCATCTGTACCTACAACAGAGCACCTTTATTGATCAAGACGCTTCAGTCACTTTTAAAGCTAGATCACTTAGAGCAGGCGGAGATCATTGTTGTGGATAACTGTTCCAAGGATGATACTGAAGCTTGCGTCAAAAAGTTTATAGGAAAGCATGGAGCTGATATGGATATCCGCTACATGATGGAGCCGATGCAGGGGCTTTCAGCGGCTAGAAATACAGGGATTCTGGCTTCCAAATCGCCGCTGATTGCCTTTCTCGATGATGATGCGATACCTTGCCAGCGATGGATAACAACAATTGTCAGTACTTTCGAGAGTAAACCGGAGGTCATGGCTATGGGAGGTAAAATCGCTCCGATATTTGAAAGTAAACGTCCGGACTGGTTGATTAAACCCTTTGAGCTTCCGTACACGATTGTTGATTTAGGTAGCCGGATTAAGGAATATCCCAAGCAACTTCATCCTTGTGGGGCCAATATGGCGATGCGGAAGCTCGTATTCGACATCAGTCTTTTTCCCCTAGATCTCGGAAGAAAGGGTGATTCTCTGCTCTCCGGTGAAGAGACCTGGTTATTCGGACAGATTCAAAAAGAAGGGCATTCCATCCTCTACCATCCGGAAATGGCGGTTGACCATTTCGTTCCGGCGGCCCGTTTGACAGAAGACTGGATTATGAGGCGCTATTATAGCCAAGGCATCTCTAACGCTATGAAAAGCGAAGGACTAAAAGGCAAGCTGCTTCTAGTGGGAAAGACAGCCGCTAAGCTCGTGTATATCCTGGCTGATTCTATCCTCTCAAGAAGTAAAGGAAGAAGGCTTTTGAACAAATGCAGGCTGGAGAGTATTCGTGGAACGCTTCATATGATTCTCAATCGGGAGAGGCATTCCGCAGCGGGGTGA
- a CDS encoding CpsD/CapB family tyrosine-protein kinase, with protein MLRLNKSLVTDVNPSSHISESFRSLRTYIRQLGIAQGSGGKVLLFTSAEAGAGKTTILSNLAVSFVQDGKKVAVVDCNLRHPGLHTVFEVEGSDGLAAYLSGQEEADNIAVLGNLANLSVIPAGKTHVSPPDLLGNPKMTALLEELKENYDLILLDSPSAVDFSDARILAPQADGVILVARYGKSKRESIRKAKTLLEQTGSNLIGIAMNQAK; from the coding sequence ATGTTGCGGCTAAATAAGAGTCTGGTTACGGATGTTAATCCATCCTCGCATATCTCGGAATCGTTCCGATCGCTACGCACATATATACGCCAGCTTGGAATAGCGCAGGGTAGCGGAGGAAAAGTGCTACTCTTTACGTCAGCAGAAGCTGGAGCAGGCAAGACGACGATTTTGTCAAATCTAGCGGTGTCTTTCGTCCAGGATGGCAAGAAGGTAGCGGTGGTGGACTGCAATCTGCGACATCCCGGTCTTCATACAGTGTTTGAAGTAGAGGGTAGTGACGGGCTTGCGGCTTATTTAAGTGGGCAAGAGGAAGCAGATAACATCGCTGTCCTCGGAAATTTGGCCAATCTTTCGGTCATCCCGGCGGGTAAAACGCATGTTAGTCCGCCGGATTTGCTGGGCAACCCCAAAATGACCGCTTTGCTTGAGGAACTAAAAGAAAACTACGATCTGATCCTGCTGGATTCTCCTTCGGCAGTCGATTTCAGTGATGCTCGTATATTGGCACCTCAAGCGGACGGCGTGATCCTGGTGGCCAGATACGGAAAGTCCAAACGGGAATCGATCCGCAAAGCGAAGACGCTGCTTGAACAGACCGGCTCTAATCTAATCGGAATTGCCATGAACCAGGCGAAGTAA